From Deinococcus wulumuqiensis R12, one genomic window encodes:
- the nadE gene encoding ammonia-dependent NAD(+) synthetase, with protein MTPSSLSPLRRHIIRELHVEPEIDPGAEVERRVAFLCAYLLSTPAKGFVLGISGGQDSTLAGRLCQLAAERLRGQGHEATFLAVRLPYGVQADEADAVRALDFIRADREVTVNIKAAADASVAAAQAALGGEVRDFVRGNVKARERMVAQYALAGQEGLLVVGTDHAAEALTGFYTKYGDGGVDLTPLTGLTKRQGAQLLAHLGAPDSTWRKVPTADLEDDRPGLPDEVALGVTYAQIDAYLEGREVSAEAAARLEHLFLTSRHKRALPVTPFDRWWQEAPAEGEISLHVQN; from the coding sequence ATGACCCCTTCATCCCTGTCGCCCCTCCGCCGTCACATCATCCGCGAGCTGCACGTGGAGCCCGAGATCGACCCGGGCGCCGAAGTCGAGCGGCGGGTCGCTTTTCTGTGCGCCTACCTGCTCAGCACCCCGGCCAAGGGCTTCGTGCTCGGCATCAGCGGCGGGCAGGACTCCACCCTCGCCGGGCGGCTGTGCCAGCTCGCGGCGGAGCGGCTGCGCGGGCAGGGGCACGAGGCGACTTTTCTCGCCGTGCGCCTGCCCTACGGCGTGCAGGCCGACGAGGCCGACGCCGTGCGGGCACTCGACTTTATCCGGGCCGACCGCGAAGTGACCGTCAACATCAAGGCGGCGGCGGACGCCTCGGTCGCGGCGGCGCAGGCGGCCCTGGGCGGCGAAGTGCGCGATTTTGTGCGCGGCAACGTCAAGGCCCGCGAGCGGATGGTCGCGCAGTACGCGCTCGCCGGGCAGGAAGGGCTGCTGGTGGTGGGCACCGACCACGCGGCGGAGGCGCTGACCGGCTTTTACACCAAGTACGGCGACGGCGGCGTAGACCTGACCCCCTTGACCGGCCTGACCAAGCGGCAGGGCGCGCAACTGCTCGCGCACCTTGGCGCCCCCGATAGTACCTGGCGCAAGGTGCCCACCGCCGACCTCGAGGACGACCGCCCCGGCCTGCCCGACGAGGTGGCCCTCGGCGTGACCTACGCGCAGATCGACGCCTACCTCGAAGGCCGCGAGGTCAGCGCGGAGGCCGCCGCCCGCCTCGAACACCTGTTTCTCACTTCCCGCCACAAGCGGGCGCTGCCGGTCACGCCCTTTGACCGCTGGTGGCAGGAAGCCCCCGCAGAGGGAGAAATATCCCTCCACGTCCAGAATTGA
- a CDS encoding acyl-CoA dehydrogenase family protein → MTMFDTTPRAGELRERLLKFMDEHIYPNEAEFHRQVNTGDRWAHVPLLDDLKPRARAQGLWNLFLPPASDPQGRFGAGLSNLEYAGLCEIMGRVWWAPEVFNCSAPDTGNMEVIARYGTPEQQEQWLLPLLNGDIRSAFSMTEPQVASSDATNIEAQIVRDGDDYVINGRKWWTSGAGDSRCRVSIFMGKTDPHAERHLQQSMILVPLDAPGVKVERALQVFGFDDAPHGHMEMSFENVRVPASNMLLGEGRGFEIAQGRLGPGRIHHCMRLVGQAERALELMIRRSTRRVAFGKPLAAHQHTRELIAQSRMEIDQARLLTLKAAHMMDTVGNKAARGEIAAIKVVAPNMALRVIDRAIQVYGGEGVCQDTPLPMMYAQARTLRLADGPDIVHAETVAKEELRRQGVDLRALSRR, encoded by the coding sequence ATGACGATGTTCGACACCACGCCCCGTGCCGGAGAGCTGCGGGAGCGGCTGCTGAAGTTCATGGACGAGCACATTTACCCCAACGAGGCCGAGTTTCACCGGCAGGTGAACACCGGGGACCGCTGGGCGCATGTGCCGCTGCTCGACGACCTCAAGCCCAGGGCCAGGGCACAGGGTCTGTGGAACCTGTTTTTGCCGCCTGCCAGCGACCCGCAGGGCCGGTTCGGTGCGGGGCTGAGCAACCTCGAATACGCGGGGCTGTGCGAAATCATGGGCCGGGTGTGGTGGGCGCCGGAGGTGTTCAACTGCTCGGCGCCCGACACCGGCAACATGGAAGTCATTGCCCGCTACGGCACGCCCGAGCAGCAGGAGCAGTGGCTCCTTCCCCTCCTGAACGGCGACATCCGCTCGGCCTTCTCCATGACCGAGCCGCAGGTGGCGAGCAGCGACGCGACCAACATCGAGGCGCAGATTGTGCGCGACGGCGACGATTACGTCATCAACGGGCGCAAGTGGTGGACCTCGGGGGCAGGCGACTCACGCTGCCGCGTCAGCATCTTCATGGGCAAGACCGACCCGCACGCCGAGCGGCACCTGCAGCAGTCCATGATTCTGGTGCCCCTTGACGCGCCGGGCGTGAAGGTGGAGCGGGCGCTGCAAGTGTTCGGCTTCGACGACGCCCCGCACGGCCACATGGAAATGAGCTTCGAGAACGTGCGTGTGCCCGCCAGCAACATGCTGCTCGGAGAAGGACGCGGCTTCGAAATCGCGCAGGGACGCCTGGGACCGGGCCGCATTCACCACTGCATGCGGCTGGTCGGGCAGGCCGAGCGGGCGCTGGAGCTGATGATTCGGCGCAGCACCCGGCGTGTCGCCTTCGGCAAGCCGCTCGCTGCGCACCAGCACACCCGCGAACTGATCGCGCAAAGCCGCATGGAAATCGACCAGGCCCGGCTGCTGACCCTGAAAGCCGCGCACATGATGGATACGGTGGGCAACAAGGCGGCCAGGGGCGAAATCGCCGCCATCAAGGTGGTCGCGCCGAACATGGCCCTGCGCGTCATCGACCGCGCCATTCAGGTCTACGGCGGCGAGGGCGTGTGCCAGGACACGCCGCTGCCCATGATGTACGCCCAGGCCCGCACCCTGCGTCTGGCCGACGGTCCCGACATCGTGCATGCCGAAACGGTGGCGAAAGAAGAACTGCGCCGCCAGGGTGTGGACCTGCGGGCGCTTTCCCGGCGCTAG
- a CDS encoding response regulator: MRAIEILLTEDNPADILLTEEAFEEAEFPCRLHVARDGVEGLAFLRREGRHAGAPTPDVILMDLNMPRLSGLELLDILKEDPQLQHIPVIVLTTSRAEEDVWRSYKLHANAYIPKPVSIGEFVEVIRSLGNFWFTVAALPSGPR, translated from the coding sequence ATGAGAGCCATCGAAATTTTGCTGACCGAGGACAACCCCGCCGATATCCTGCTGACCGAAGAAGCCTTCGAGGAAGCCGAGTTTCCCTGCCGCCTGCACGTGGCCCGCGACGGGGTGGAGGGCCTGGCCTTCTTGCGCCGTGAGGGGCGACACGCCGGCGCCCCCACCCCCGACGTGATTCTGATGGACCTCAACATGCCGCGCCTGAGCGGACTCGAACTGCTCGACATCCTCAAGGAAGACCCGCAGCTTCAGCACATCCCGGTGATCGTGCTGACCACCTCCCGCGCCGAGGAGGACGTGTGGCGCAGTTACAAGCTGCACGCCAACGCCTACATTCCCAAGCCGGTGTCCATCGGTGAATTCGTGGAAGTCATCCGTTCGCTGGGCAACTTCTGGTTTACGGTGGCGGCCCTGCCTTCCGGCCCCCGCTGA
- a CDS encoding histidine phosphatase family protein: MSDLILVRHGQATPFEADTDRLSPLGERQARAVGEALTAQGVRPTHVLHGALVRQRRTAELAAEGRDWPTPTLDPRLSEFDGDGLVGTLAPLLARQDAEFAALAGAFREHRDSPERNRHFQRMLEALAAAWQAGRVTHPEVEGWADFRARVRDALGDVLRLPSGTVAVVFTSGGVIGLAVALALDAPDASALRLNWRVKNGSLTRLTFGGGRLSLDTFNEEGHLPPDLRSWR; this comes from the coding sequence ATGAGTGACCTGATTCTGGTGCGCCACGGACAGGCCACGCCTTTCGAGGCCGACACCGACCGTCTTTCGCCGCTGGGAGAACGTCAGGCCCGCGCGGTGGGCGAGGCGCTGACGGCCCAGGGGGTGCGGCCCACCCATGTCCTGCACGGCGCTCTGGTCCGGCAGCGGCGCACGGCAGAACTGGCCGCCGAGGGCCGGGACTGGCCCACGCCGACCCTCGACCCCCGGCTCTCGGAGTTCGACGGCGACGGGCTGGTGGGCACGCTCGCCCCCCTGCTTGCCCGCCAGGACGCCGAATTCGCGGCGCTGGCCGGGGCTTTTCGTGAGCACCGCGACTCGCCCGAGCGCAACCGCCACTTTCAGCGGATGCTCGAAGCGCTGGCGGCGGCGTGGCAAGCGGGCCGCGTCACCCACCCGGAGGTCGAGGGCTGGGCCGACTTCCGCGCCCGCGTCCGCGACGCGCTCGGCGACGTGCTGCGCCTGCCCTCCGGCACCGTCGCCGTCGTCTTTACCAGCGGCGGCGTCATCGGTCTGGCGGTGGCCCTCGCGCTGGACGCCCCGGACGCCTCGGCGCTCAGGCTCAACTGGCGGGTCAAGAACGGCAGCCTCACGCGCCTGACCTTCGGCGGCGGGCGCCTGAGTCTCGACACCTTCAACGAGGAAGGCCACCTGCCGCCCGACCTGCGAAGCTGGCGCTAG
- a CDS encoding superoxide dismutase family protein, producing MRNTVLLGLLTLGLASAGSAQPAAPLSATAALRDTAGQVVGSARFVQQGAGVQVTVDVRGLTPGMHGMHVHEFGRCTPGVDPAVNRVVPFGAAGGHFDPGMSRNHDDPQTDNKLGHGGDTPMLSVGADGVGKASFTSAKISLTGENGILNRSLVIHANPDDYKTDPAGMSGARERCGVILREGLSVRDYPLPGPVDHPEGVAYDAKKGVIYTGSAQNGTIYAVNAQSGAVTKFQEGGAYGRQVALGLKVDPQGRLWIAGGAQGTVSILTPDGMTLKVLETPKSPRPYVNDLVMAPDGNVYVTDSSRPVIFRVDRALNLTAWLDLGGTPIKYGPGVNLNGIAATPDGRYLLAMQLNTGELWRIDLKTKAVKKVMGGLVNGDGLLLDGRTLYVARNKDQVVAKVSLSADYGSGQLVAQEPLNGLRFPATLAKVGNDLVVTQAQLDRLGGTPETPFKLTRFAKF from the coding sequence ATGCGCAACACGGTATTGCTCGGGCTGCTGACCCTGGGCCTGGCGAGCGCGGGCAGCGCCCAGCCGGCGGCTCCCCTCAGTGCGACCGCCGCTCTTCGTGACACCGCTGGGCAAGTCGTGGGCAGCGCCCGCTTCGTGCAGCAGGGCGCGGGCGTGCAGGTGACGGTGGACGTGCGCGGCCTGACGCCTGGGATGCACGGGATGCACGTCCACGAGTTCGGGCGCTGCACTCCCGGCGTGGACCCGGCGGTCAACCGGGTGGTGCCCTTCGGCGCGGCGGGCGGTCACTTCGACCCTGGCATGAGCCGCAACCACGACGACCCGCAGACCGACAACAAGCTCGGTCACGGCGGCGACACCCCGATGCTCAGCGTCGGCGCCGACGGCGTGGGCAAGGCGAGCTTTACCAGCGCCAAGATCAGCCTGACCGGCGAAAACGGCATTCTGAACCGCAGCCTGGTGATCCACGCCAACCCCGACGACTACAAGACCGACCCGGCGGGCATGAGCGGCGCCCGCGAGCGCTGCGGCGTGATCCTGCGCGAGGGCCTGAGCGTGCGCGACTACCCGCTTCCCGGCCCGGTCGACCACCCCGAAGGAGTCGCCTACGACGCGAAAAAAGGCGTGATCTACACCGGCAGCGCCCAGAACGGCACCATCTACGCGGTCAACGCCCAGAGCGGCGCGGTCACCAAGTTCCAGGAAGGCGGCGCCTACGGCCGTCAGGTGGCGCTCGGTCTCAAGGTCGACCCGCAGGGCCGCCTGTGGATCGCGGGCGGCGCCCAGGGGACCGTCAGCATCCTCACGCCCGACGGCATGACCCTGAAGGTGCTGGAAACGCCCAAGTCGCCGCGCCCCTACGTCAACGACCTGGTCATGGCCCCCGACGGCAACGTGTACGTGACCGACTCCTCGCGCCCGGTGATTTTCCGCGTGGACAGGGCGCTGAACCTGACCGCGTGGCTCGACCTGGGGGGGACGCCCATCAAGTACGGCCCCGGCGTGAACCTCAACGGCATCGCCGCCACCCCCGACGGCCGGTACCTGCTCGCCATGCAGCTCAACACCGGAGAGCTGTGGCGCATCGACCTGAAGACCAAAGCGGTGAAGAAGGTCATGGGCGGCCTCGTCAACGGCGACGGCCTGCTGCTGGACGGGCGCACCCTCTACGTGGCCCGCAACAAGGACCAGGTCGTCGCCAAGGTCAGCCTCAGCGCCGACTACGGCAGCGGCCAACTGGTCGCGCAGGAGCCTCTGAACGGCCTGCGCTTTCCCGCCACGCTGGCGAAGGTCGGGAACGACCTCGTGGTGACGCAGGCACAACTCGACCGCCTCGGCGGCACGCCCGAAACGCCGTTCAAGCTCACCCGTTTCGCCAAGTTCTGA
- a CDS encoding SDR family NAD(P)-dependent oxidoreductase, which yields MEFQNKVVVVTGGASGIGLALATRFVQEGARVVTSDRNAELGARQAQSIGARFFAADMSQEEGVRALIENVLAQEGRIDLFCSNAGVAQGEGPETPDRVWDLVHRINVMSHVWAARHLLPHFLERGEGYFLNTASAAGLLTELHSAPYAVTKHAALAFAEWLAISYGDRGVRVACLCPEGVWTPMIENAPILQRTAITTDVLADRTLEVLRRDGFLITTHDTTLKGFQYKAADYDGWVGHMRGLRVKAMALYNAHQANAAATGAASTSAAATGNNAPRTEGHE from the coding sequence ATGGAGTTCCAGAACAAAGTCGTCGTCGTGACCGGCGGCGCGTCGGGCATCGGCCTCGCGCTCGCCACCCGTTTCGTGCAGGAGGGAGCGAGGGTCGTGACCTCCGACCGCAACGCCGAACTCGGGGCGAGGCAGGCCCAAAGCATCGGGGCGCGGTTTTTCGCTGCCGACATGAGTCAGGAAGAAGGCGTCCGGGCGCTGATCGAGAACGTTCTGGCGCAGGAAGGCCGCATCGATCTGTTCTGCTCCAACGCCGGGGTCGCGCAGGGCGAGGGGCCGGAAACGCCGGACCGGGTGTGGGACCTCGTCCACCGCATCAACGTGATGAGCCACGTCTGGGCCGCCCGGCACCTGCTGCCACACTTTCTGGAACGCGGCGAGGGCTATTTCCTCAACACCGCGTCGGCGGCGGGCCTGCTGACCGAACTGCACTCGGCCCCCTACGCCGTGACCAAGCACGCCGCGCTCGCGTTTGCCGAGTGGCTGGCCATCAGTTACGGTGACCGGGGCGTAAGGGTCGCCTGCCTGTGCCCCGAAGGGGTCTGGACCCCGATGATCGAGAACGCGCCGATTCTTCAGCGCACCGCCATCACCACCGACGTGCTGGCAGACAGGACGCTGGAGGTGCTGCGCCGTGACGGTTTCCTGATTACCACCCACGACACCACCCTCAAGGGGTTTCAGTACAAGGCCGCCGACTACGACGGCTGGGTGGGCCACATGCGCGGCCTGCGGGTCAAGGCGATGGCGCTTTACAACGCGCATCAGGCCAATGCCGCAGCGACTGGCGCCGCATCCACCAGCGCCGCAGCGACTGGCAACAACGCCCCCCGCACCGAGGGCCACGAATGA
- a CDS encoding PaaI family thioesterase produces the protein MTSFSQPHPAQSPAELLAFANRVIAAQSFSTLIGAQFTDITPGGATLRVPLREDLRQHHGFAHGGLLSAMADISLTFIGALALGPNVLTSEFKINFVRPGVGEQLVSRASVVSSTRRQAVTRCDIFAVTGDDEKLVATALGTIVLADVPESAASGGEDRGR, from the coding sequence ATGACCTCTTTTTCCCAGCCCCACCCCGCTCAGTCTCCTGCCGAACTGCTCGCCTTCGCCAACCGGGTGATTGCCGCGCAGTCCTTTTCCACCCTGATCGGCGCGCAGTTCACCGACATTACCCCCGGCGGGGCCACCCTGCGTGTGCCGCTGCGCGAGGACCTGCGCCAGCACCACGGCTTCGCGCACGGCGGCCTGCTCTCGGCGATGGCCGACATCTCGCTGACCTTTATCGGGGCGCTGGCCCTCGGGCCGAACGTGCTGACCAGCGAGTTCAAAATCAACTTCGTGCGGCCCGGCGTGGGCGAGCAGCTCGTTTCCCGCGCCAGCGTGGTCAGCAGCACCCGGCGACAGGCGGTCACGCGCTGCGACATCTTCGCCGTGACAGGCGACGACGAAAAGCTGGTGGCGACCGCGCTCGGGACCATCGTGCTGGCCGACGTGCCGGAGTCGGCGGCAAGTGGCGGGGAGGACCGTGGACGCTGA
- a CDS encoding phosphotransferase family protein: protein MTGPGPERDTAPVRPGEELPLERLKEAMRGRVPGDLSPQDLDALEVEQFPGGFSNLTYLLRAGEHEYVLRRAPLGPVAKGAHDMAREYHLLEKIHPVLPVAPAPALLVEDPDVLGSPFYLMERRRGTVVRTGLPPEYAALPDAPRRMSQALADTLADLHAVDIDAAGLRDIGKPEGFNRRQVEGWAGRWRRARDLLKDSGDLPPPAELRDELVIAWLEANVPEESAHTLVHNDFKLDNLMLDPADPSRVTALLDWEMTTVGDPLVDLGLTLTYWTMPAQPGGVQGRIGAAASDQGFFTREEFLARYAGRSGRDVSNVTWYEVLGHFKLAVIVLQIFARYRLGQTQDPRFAPLGGQAQWLIGEAWRRVSQAPGIQGELQVHQATDE from the coding sequence ATGACCGGCCCTGGCCCGGAACGCGACACGGCCCCGGTGCGTCCCGGTGAAGAACTGCCGCTGGAGCGCCTGAAAGAGGCGATGCGTGGCCGCGTTCCCGGCGACCTTTCCCCCCAAGACCTGGACGCGCTGGAAGTCGAGCAGTTTCCCGGCGGCTTTTCCAACCTGACCTACCTGCTGCGGGCCGGGGAACACGAGTACGTGCTGCGCCGTGCTCCCCTGGGGCCGGTGGCGAAAGGGGCGCACGACATGGCCCGCGAGTACCACCTGCTCGAAAAAATCCATCCGGTGCTGCCGGTGGCCCCCGCGCCCGCACTGCTGGTCGAGGACCCGGACGTGCTCGGCTCGCCCTTTTACCTGATGGAGCGGCGCCGGGGCACGGTGGTGCGGACCGGGCTGCCCCCCGAGTACGCCGCGCTGCCGGACGCCCCCCGCCGGATGTCGCAGGCGCTGGCCGACACGCTGGCCGACCTGCACGCGGTGGACATCGACGCGGCGGGGCTGCGCGACATCGGCAAGCCGGAGGGCTTCAACCGCCGTCAGGTCGAGGGCTGGGCGGGCCGCTGGCGCCGGGCGCGGGACCTTCTCAAGGACTCGGGCGACCTGCCCCCGCCTGCCGAGTTGCGTGACGAACTCGTCATCGCGTGGCTGGAAGCGAACGTGCCGGAAGAGTCGGCGCACACCCTGGTCCACAACGATTTCAAGCTCGACAACCTGATGCTCGACCCCGCCGACCCGTCGCGGGTCACGGCGCTGCTCGACTGGGAAATGACCACGGTGGGCGACCCGCTGGTGGACCTGGGCCTGACGCTGACCTACTGGACCATGCCCGCGCAGCCCGGCGGCGTGCAAGGGCGCATCGGCGCGGCGGCGAGCGACCAGGGCTTTTTCACCCGCGAGGAGTTTCTGGCCCGTTACGCCGGGCGCAGTGGCCGCGACGTGAGCAACGTGACGTGGTACGAGGTGCTGGGGCACTTCAAGCTGGCGGTCATCGTCCTTCAGATTTTCGCGCGCTATCGCCTGGGGCAGACGCAGGACCCCCGTTTCGCCCCGCTGGGCGGGCAGGCCCAGTGGCTCATCGGGGAGGCGTGGCGCCGCGTCTCGCAGGCACCGGGCATCCAGGGGGAACTTCAGGTTCATCAGGCCACCGATGAGTGA
- a CDS encoding SDR family oxidoreductase has product MALKELFDLSGKVALITGGSRGLGLQMAEALGEYGATVVLTARKQNELDEAKAHLESLGVKAHVYANDLGNFESLDPLVAQIHREVGPIDILINNAGATWGAPTAEHPFDAWMKVMNVNVNGTFLLTQSVLRHCMLPAGKGRIINVASVAGLKGNSPQMMPTMAYNTSKGAVVNFTRALASELAPRGITVNSICPGYFPTKMTRGTLAAAEQQIMSHTPMGRLGGEQDLKGLALLLASDASAYMTGQNIAVDGGITAV; this is encoded by the coding sequence ATGGCCCTGAAAGAACTGTTCGACCTGTCCGGCAAAGTCGCCCTCATTACCGGAGGCTCACGTGGCCTCGGCCTGCAGATGGCCGAAGCGCTCGGCGAGTACGGCGCCACCGTGGTGCTCACCGCCCGCAAGCAAAACGAACTCGACGAGGCGAAGGCGCATCTGGAGAGCCTGGGGGTCAAGGCCCACGTGTACGCCAACGACCTCGGCAACTTCGAGAGCCTCGACCCGCTCGTCGCGCAGATCCACCGGGAAGTCGGCCCCATCGACATCCTCATCAACAACGCCGGGGCCACCTGGGGCGCGCCCACCGCCGAACACCCCTTCGACGCCTGGATGAAGGTGATGAACGTCAACGTCAACGGCACGTTTTTGCTCACCCAGAGCGTGCTCAGGCACTGCATGCTGCCTGCGGGCAAGGGCCGCATCATCAACGTGGCGAGCGTGGCGGGGCTGAAAGGCAACTCGCCGCAGATGATGCCGACGATGGCCTACAACACCTCCAAGGGCGCGGTGGTCAACTTCACCCGTGCCCTGGCGTCCGAACTGGCGCCCAGGGGCATCACCGTCAACTCGATTTGCCCCGGCTACTTTCCCACCAAGATGACGCGCGGCACGCTGGCCGCCGCCGAGCAGCAGATCATGAGCCACACCCCGATGGGGCGGCTGGGCGGCGAACAGGACCTCAAGGGCCTCGCGCTGCTGCTCGCCAGCGACGCCAGCGCCTACATGACCGGGCAGAACATCGCCGTGGACGGCGGCATCACGGCGGTATGA
- a CDS encoding MaoC family dehydratase: protein MKALTPQQLPEKVGQELAVSDWVEVTQARIDLFAEATGDHQFIHVDPEKAARGPFGTTVAHGFMSLSMLAGDFLSGGGMPEISGAKMLLNYGLNRVRFPAPVRVGSRLRSRATLQSVEQGQGFLQLTVLNTIEIEGESKPACTAESLFRVYL, encoded by the coding sequence ATGAAGGCCCTGACGCCCCAGCAGTTGCCAGAGAAGGTGGGTCAGGAACTCGCCGTGTCGGACTGGGTGGAGGTCACGCAGGCGCGCATCGACCTCTTTGCCGAGGCCACCGGCGACCACCAGTTCATCCACGTGGACCCGGAAAAGGCCGCGCGGGGACCTTTCGGCACCACCGTCGCCCACGGCTTCATGAGCCTGTCGATGCTGGCCGGAGACTTTCTCAGCGGCGGCGGCATGCCCGAAATCTCGGGCGCGAAGATGCTGCTGAACTACGGCCTGAACCGGGTGCGCTTTCCTGCCCCGGTGCGCGTGGGCAGCCGCCTGCGCAGCCGCGCCACCCTGCAAAGCGTGGAGCAGGGCCAGGGCTTCTTGCAGCTGACGGTGCTCAACACCATCGAGATCGAAGGCGAAAGCAAGCCCGCCTGCACCGCAGAAAGTCTCTTCCGCGTGTACCTCTAA
- a CDS encoding PQQ-dependent sugar dehydrogenase has protein sequence MRKTLLTALTAALFASAHAQTPPAPLDRPLPAPQPPATATVTRNEPTPQQFTPDKLARLKVPAGYKISVMATELGNARMLHVMPDGGIYMSRRQQGDIWYLKDANGDGTIDATERRRVADQLKLVHGLDTRQGKLYAVGEKTIWVMDMSKDGGLSVPRVFADKFPDAGQHPARQLAWGPDGYLYASFGSTNNDAPTQNPEEATILRIRPDGQWREVYARGLRHTIGFGWHPVTRTFYGMDQGSDWHGDNIPPEELNVIKRGKDYGWPFCYGAKTPDPFVNLANMPGKITKEEYCARTEPSTLNYTAHAAAIALKFYTGKQFPAEYRNDAFVTFRGSWNRNEPSGYEVARVVFNAQNKPEKIEPFITGFVYQEGGEWKQFGRVAGLATYIDGSLLFTDDQSGVIYRVRYVGDQK, from the coding sequence ATGAGAAAAACCCTGTTGACCGCCCTGACGGCGGCCCTGTTCGCCTCTGCCCACGCCCAGACCCCCCCGGCGCCCCTGGACCGCCCGCTGCCCGCGCCCCAGCCGCCTGCCACGGCCACGGTGACCCGCAACGAGCCCACGCCCCAGCAGTTCACGCCTGACAAGCTCGCCCGCCTCAAGGTGCCTGCCGGGTACAAGATCAGCGTGATGGCGACCGAACTCGGCAACGCCCGCATGTTGCACGTGATGCCTGACGGCGGCATCTATATGTCGCGCCGCCAGCAGGGCGACATCTGGTACCTGAAGGACGCCAACGGTGACGGCACCATCGACGCGACCGAACGCCGCCGGGTGGCCGATCAGCTCAAGCTGGTCCACGGCCTCGATACCCGCCAGGGCAAGCTCTACGCGGTGGGCGAAAAGACCATCTGGGTGATGGACATGAGTAAGGACGGTGGCCTGAGCGTGCCGCGCGTCTTCGCCGACAAGTTCCCCGACGCCGGGCAGCACCCCGCCCGTCAGCTCGCCTGGGGACCGGACGGTTACCTCTACGCTTCTTTCGGCTCCACCAACAACGACGCCCCCACCCAGAACCCCGAGGAAGCGACCATCCTGCGCATTCGCCCGGACGGCCAGTGGCGCGAGGTGTACGCGCGCGGCCTGCGCCACACCATCGGCTTCGGGTGGCATCCGGTCACCAGGACCTTCTACGGCATGGACCAGGGCAGCGACTGGCACGGCGACAACATCCCGCCCGAGGAACTCAACGTCATCAAGCGCGGCAAGGACTACGGCTGGCCCTTTTGCTACGGCGCCAAAACCCCCGACCCCTTCGTGAACCTCGCCAACATGCCCGGCAAGATCACCAAAGAGGAATACTGCGCCCGCACCGAGCCGAGTACCCTCAACTACACGGCGCACGCCGCCGCCATCGCGCTGAAGTTCTACACCGGTAAGCAGTTTCCCGCCGAGTACCGCAACGACGCCTTCGTGACCTTCCGGGGTTCGTGGAACCGCAACGAACCGAGCGGCTATGAAGTCGCTCGCGTGGTCTTCAACGCGCAGAACAAGCCTGAGAAGATCGAGCCCTTCATCACCGGCTTCGTGTATCAGGAAGGCGGCGAGTGGAAGCAGTTCGGGCGCGTGGCGGGGCTGGCGACCTACATCGACGGCAGCCTGCTGTTTACCGACGACCAGAGCGGTGTGATCTACCGCGTGCGCTATGTGGGGGACCAGAAATGA